The genome window ACGCCAGTCAAGGGCCGGCTAAGACGAGGTTTCTCGCAGCCCTTGCAATGACTTTCGCAGCGCGCGAATTCCCAGCAGGATTCTCGTCTTTGCCGTACCCAGTGGAATCGATTGGAATTCGGCGATCTGTTGATGCGTTAGCCCGTTGAAGTACGACAGCGCAATGGCCGAACGCTGCTCCTCAGGCAGCTTGTCCAGGGCCACGCGAACGCGCTGCGCCGATTCGACACGAACCAACTCGGCAAGCGGGTCGATAGGACGGGCTTCGGTCTGAACGAGCGATCCCGTCGCATCCGGGCGCCGGCGACGCACGAAATCGAGCAGCCGCGAACGCGCCAGCAGCATAAGCCATACTTCGGGGCTGGACCGCTCGGCCGAGTATTGATGGGCCGAACGCCAGACCTGATGAAACGTATCCTGTAGCACGTCCTCGGCATCGGCACGATGCCGCAAGGCGCGAATGAGAACACCTAGAATCCGCGAAGCATGACGATCGTAAAACGCCGCATAGGCCGAGCGATCGCCGGCGTTGATGTCGGCGAGCAACTGCTCGTCGATCGCCTGGCCTCCCGAGAATCGCGTTGCCGGCGACGCACCGTTAGGCCGCGGAACCCTGGGGCGTGGCGACGGGGACGTTGTTTCGGAATTGATCACGGAAGCGTCCTGATCGCGCGTCGGCGTCGGCCGTCTGGAGGCTGTGCTCGCCCTCAGCGTAGGTTTGCGGTTCGATTCCATGGTCGAGAATCTCGTGTTCGCCATGAATCTGCCCGCCTGGAAGGCCCGTACTTGAAGCAGCCCCCCAGTTTGGTTGCGAGGTTGCCGAGCGCGCGCCACGCCTGCGCCTCGCCACAGACAAATGTCTTGCCGCGCCTGGTTTCTTGCAGGAATCTTTGCCGCTGGCGTGCGCGCTGGCTTTGTCCGGCAAGCGGCGCAAATTGGTGAGAAGAGGGTCCTGCAGAAGGTCTGCGGCACCCTCCTCTGGCAGTTATCGACGAAGGGTGCCCCTTCCCAAACCGGCCATGTTCGACCGTTCGCGCGCTGGTATGATGGTGATGTCGCGATCGAGGGCGCCTTGCCCAAAGGTGCCCTCCGCTACAACCCGGGGGCGAACAGGGTTCGACCGGACAGGTTGAAGCGCATGCGGCGTGCCGTGGTTGGTCAGTTGGCCACGTAAAAAGCTGACCAATATCTTCAATTGCCGAAGATAGCTTTGCTCTGGCTGCCTAAGAACTAGACAGCCCCGACTGCGGGTCTTCGTCGGAGAGGCCCAAAAGTTGGTCACCAATTCCGAACCGGCTCGGGTCACCGCCGGGTACGCCCGAGCTTAAAACCGTTCCTGGCTTGCCCGCGATGCACCCGGTCGACAGGGGGCGCAAGGGTTAAAGCGGAAATGAGTCGACT of Pirellulales bacterium contains these proteins:
- a CDS encoding sigma-70 family RNA polymerase sigma factor, producing MINSETTSPSPRPRVPRPNGASPATRFSGGQAIDEQLLADINAGDRSAYAAFYDRHASRILGVLIRALRHRADAEDVLQDTFHQVWRSAHQYSAERSSPEVWLMLLARSRLLDFVRRRRPDATGSLVQTEARPIDPLAELVRVESAQRVRVALDKLPEEQRSAIALSYFNGLTHQQIAEFQSIPLGTAKTRILLGIRALRKSLQGLRETSS